The Bacteriovorax sp. Seq25_V genome has a window encoding:
- the flgF gene encoding flagellar basal-body rod protein FlgF: protein MKELWVPLSGAIAQQRKVDTIANNVANANTPGFKKDQLTFKEYITTLEKGYDDIDMPNKEWAPSDFYKSYGAEHAKVKVDASYTDFQQGQLAPTGNSLDIGLRGKGFLEVLTPNGPRLTRRGILSINSEGTLVTENGYPVLSKSGAPDEDANNRFIKIPNGTKSVSFTLQGDMYADNQQVAKLNIIELKDINALRKEGNSLYINPSLDNVKQETSTSIHQGFVEQSNVNAVAEMSELIKAHRHFEAIQNVIKTYDQISQKGVNEISKF, encoded by the coding sequence ATGAAAGAACTTTGGGTTCCGCTTTCAGGGGCAATTGCACAACAAAGAAAGGTTGATACGATTGCCAACAATGTTGCTAACGCTAACACACCTGGTTTCAAGAAGGATCAACTAACATTTAAAGAATACATTACGACCCTTGAAAAAGGTTATGATGATATTGATATGCCCAACAAAGAGTGGGCGCCATCTGACTTTTATAAAAGTTATGGTGCTGAACATGCTAAAGTTAAAGTTGATGCAAGTTATACAGACTTTCAACAAGGACAACTTGCACCGACAGGAAATTCTCTCGACATTGGGCTTAGAGGAAAAGGATTTCTTGAAGTTCTCACTCCCAATGGTCCAAGACTTACACGAAGAGGGATTCTTTCAATAAATAGCGAGGGTACTCTCGTGACTGAAAATGGTTATCCAGTTCTTTCAAAGTCAGGAGCCCCTGACGAAGATGCTAATAATCGCTTCATTAAAATTCCTAATGGAACTAAGTCTGTATCCTTCACTCTTCAAGGTGATATGTATGCTGATAACCAACAAGTTGCAAAACTCAATATTATCGAACTTAAAGACATTAATGCTTTACGAAAAGAAGGTAACTCACTTTATATAAATCCTTCACTAGATAATGTTAAACAAGAGACATCAACCTCTATTCATCAAGGATTCGTTGAGCAATCAAACGTTAATGCTGTTGCAGAGATGTCTGAATTAATTAAAGCACACAGACATTTTGAAGCAATTCAGAATGTGATTAAGACATATGACCAAATAAGCCAGAAAGGCGTTAATGAAATTTCAAAATTCTAG
- the flgA gene encoding flagellar basal body P-ring formation chaperone FlgA: MRKLFATFAILLSTTSIACTINGADTIFTYGETKNATITTTGCDQSQVEAINELIKESSGTLEAGFITRYPDLKNVKLSPSSIRVRNLEELVTSRLNIESNKKIEIIDQSIQSDFLNLTGEQYLQVYCDECTTNGLKTLRLVKTNGTNHETHWVKARLLSAVKTVVAAQDLHLQFTATPLDQFSYEVHYVLKPEEYITDKRDLTFYRLNKSVSRGALIKRSDLTPVQIVKYGTPVKVMLNQSNIKLTSTATPIGSGHFGDTIKLRNLKTNKIFTATVSGINEVRIDL; the protein is encoded by the coding sequence GTGAGAAAATTATTTGCTACTTTTGCAATTTTACTTTCAACAACTAGTATTGCCTGCACCATTAATGGTGCTGATACTATTTTTACATATGGTGAAACAAAGAATGCAACAATCACAACTACAGGGTGTGATCAATCTCAAGTTGAGGCAATCAACGAGCTTATAAAAGAGTCCAGTGGTACGCTCGAAGCTGGCTTCATCACACGCTACCCTGACTTAAAGAATGTTAAGCTTTCTCCATCAAGTATCAGAGTAAGAAATTTAGAAGAACTTGTTACTTCAAGATTGAATATTGAATCGAATAAGAAAATAGAGATCATTGACCAGTCAATTCAATCAGACTTTTTGAATCTCACAGGAGAACAATATCTTCAAGTTTACTGTGATGAATGTACAACAAATGGTCTTAAAACACTTCGTCTAGTAAAAACAAATGGGACAAACCACGAAACTCACTGGGTAAAGGCAAGACTTCTTTCTGCTGTTAAAACTGTTGTTGCTGCACAAGATCTCCACCTTCAATTCACAGCTACTCCACTAGATCAGTTTTCATATGAAGTTCACTATGTTCTTAAACCTGAAGAATACATCACAGATAAGCGTGACCTGACTTTCTACCGTTTAAACAAATCTGTATCTCGTGGAGCACTTATCAAGAGATCTGACTTAACTCCAGTACAGATCGTAAAGTATGGAACACCTGTTAAAGTAATGCTAAATCAAAGCAACATCAAATTAACTTCGACGGCCACACCAATTGGAAGCGGTCATTTTGGCGACACGATCAAACTTCGCAATTTAAAAACAAATAAAATATTTACTGCCACGGTTAGTGGAATAAATGAAGTAAGGATCGATTTATGA
- the flgG gene encoding flagellar basal-body rod protein FlgG, which produces MYKLMTIAALLFSTDSHSMMRALNTAATGMATQETHVSTISNNVANLNTTAYKKQRAEMEDLLYETVTEAGARSAENSQYNVGLQIGSGSRVSAVRKEFEQGAPQLTNNPFDLMINGDGFFGVISPNGEIMYTRDGSLNVDSTGNLVTKQGYRIFPGVTFAPGTKSVNITEDGTIEVYLEGQIQPNVLGQIPVFTFINQVGLKSYGGNLLRQTNSSGQPIQMVAGQSNAGRIQQGALESSNVSIMNEMTNLIRAQRAYEMNSKVMGVADQMLQTVNNIR; this is translated from the coding sequence ATGTATAAACTAATGACTATTGCGGCACTTTTATTTTCTACTGACTCTCATTCAATGATGAGAGCTCTAAATACTGCAGCAACGGGTATGGCCACACAAGAGACTCACGTTTCAACAATTTCAAATAACGTAGCTAACTTAAATACAACTGCTTATAAGAAGCAAAGAGCAGAAATGGAAGACTTACTTTACGAAACAGTGACAGAAGCAGGTGCTCGCTCAGCAGAAAATAGTCAGTACAACGTAGGGCTTCAAATTGGTTCTGGTTCAAGAGTTAGTGCTGTTCGAAAAGAGTTCGAGCAAGGGGCACCACAGTTAACAAATAATCCGTTTGACCTGATGATTAACGGAGATGGTTTTTTTGGAGTAATCTCCCCAAATGGAGAGATTATGTATACGAGAGATGGTTCTCTTAATGTTGATAGCACAGGAAACCTTGTGACAAAACAAGGCTATAGAATCTTTCCTGGTGTGACTTTTGCTCCAGGAACAAAGAGTGTAAATATCACTGAAGATGGAACAATCGAAGTTTATCTTGAGGGTCAAATACAACCTAATGTCCTAGGACAGATTCCAGTATTCACATTCATTAACCAGGTTGGTCTTAAATCTTATGGTGGGAACCTTTTAAGACAAACAAATTCATCTGGGCAGCCAATCCAAATGGTTGCTGGGCAATCAAATGCGGGAAGAATTCAACAAGGAGCACTAGAATCGTCGAACGTAAGTATTATGAACGAAATGACGAATCTAATTCGTGCACAAAGAGCATATGAAATGAATAGTAAAGTTATGGGCGTTGCAGACCAAATGCTACAAACTGTTAACAATATCAGATAA